The Myotis daubentonii chromosome 21, mMyoDau2.1, whole genome shotgun sequence genome window below encodes:
- the LOC132222734 gene encoding LOW QUALITY PROTEIN: glycerol-3-phosphate acyltransferase 3-like (The sequence of the model RefSeq protein was modified relative to this genomic sequence to represent the inferred CDS: inserted 1 base in 1 codon) gives MEGAELVGKILFTWLPLVLSLILLPSAFGVSLGISEMYMKILVKTFEWATLQFEKGVPKESVLKNSASVGIIQRDKPPMEKGLFGLRGRDFELXFYFSKKGLEAIVEDEVTQRFSSEELVSWNLLTRTNINFQYISLRLTMVWVLGVIIRYCVLLPLRVTLAFIGISLLVIGTTLVGQLPDSSLKTWLSELVHLTCCRICVHALSGTIHYHNRQYKPKKGGICVANHTSPIDVLILTAYGCYAMVGQVHGGLMGIIERAMVKACPHVWFERSDMKDRHLVTERLREHIADKKKLPILIFPEGTCINNTSVMMFKKGSFEIGGTIYPVAIKSNPRFGDAFWNSSKYNMVSYLLRVMTSWAIVCDVWYLPPMTRQEGEDAAQFANRVKSAIARRGGLTELPWDGGLKRDKVKNTFKEEQQQNYSKMIVGNGSLNSESD, from the exons ATGGAGGGCGCAGAGCTGGTGGGGAAGATCCTTTTCACCTGGCTGCCGCTGGTGCTCAGCCTCATCCTCCTGCCTTCGGCCTTCGGGGTGTCTCTGGGCATCTCCGAGATGTACATGAAGATCCTGGTGAAAACTTTCGAGTGGGCCACGTTACAATTTGAAAAAGGAGTCCCAAAGGAGTCAGTTCTTAAAAACTCAGCTTCTGTTGGTATTATCCAAAGAGATAAGCCACCAATGGAAAAAGGTCTCTTTGGTCTGCGAGGAAGGGACTTTGAGC TCTTTTATTTCTCCAAGAAGGGATTGGAAGCCATTGTGGAAGATGAAGTGACCCAGAGGTTCTCCTCAGAGGAGCTAGTGTCATGGAATCTCCTCACAAGGACCAATATAAATTTCCAGTACATCAGTCTGCGGCTCACCATGGTGTGGGTGCTGGGCGTCATAATACGCTACTGTGTCTTATTGCCTCTGAGGGTTACCTTGGCTTTCATTGGGATCAGCTTGTTGGTTATTGGAACGACACTGGTTGGGCAGCTTCCAGACAGCAGTTTAAAAACCTGGCTAAGTGAGCTGGTCCACCTGACCTGCTGCCGGATCTGTGTGCACGCCCTCTCTGGGACCATTCATTATCACAACAGGCAGTACAAACCCAAGAAGGGAGGCATTTGTGTTGCCAACCATACTTCCCCAATAGATGTTTTGATCTTAACAGCGTATGGATGCTATGCTATGGTTGGCCAGGTTCATGGTGGATTGATGGGAATTATTGAGAGAGCTATGGTTAAGGCTTGCCCACATGTCTGGTTTGAACGCTCAGATATGAAGGATCGACACCTGGTTACTGAGAGACTACGAGAACACATTGCTGATAAGAAAAAATTACCCATATTAATCTTTCCTGAAGGAACTTGCATCAATAATACTTCCGTCATGATGTTTAAAAAGGGAAGCTTTGAAATTGGAGGAACCATATATCCAGTTGCAATTAAGTCTAACCCTCGGTTTGGTGATGCCTTTTGGAACAGTAGTAAATACAACATGGTGAGCTACCTGCTTCGAGTGATGACCAGCTGGGCCATCGTCTGTGATGTGTGGTACTTGCCTCCCATGACGAGACAGGAAGGAGAAGATGCAGCCCAGTTTGCTAACAGGGTTAAGTCTGCTATTGCTAGACGAGGAGGACTGACTGAGCTTCCCTGGGATGGTGGGTTGAAGAGAGATAAGGTGAAGAACACTTTTAAGGAAGAGCAGCAGCAGAACTACAGCAAGATGATTGTTGGCAATGGGTCCCTCAACTCTGAATCCGACTGA